ACTTTAAACTATTGCCGGACCGCTGTGAATTATTACACATATTGCAAGTAGACGCGCAAAATCAGCGCCAAATCTGCGCAAGCTGGCATAACCCTCCAACTTTTTGTGAAATAATCGCCACTTGCACAGAGTGGCGAAGTGGGATAAGGCTGTTAACACTCCTTTTACTATTTTTTTCACGATCTGGTATGGATGTGATACCATATAGAGAAGAGGCGTAAACGGGGCCAAGCACGGTGCTGGCCTGAAAGACCCGCAAACTACGGGGCGAATTATGACGGAATCCTTGTTCTCGGCTGGCGGCCGGCTTGTGCCGCTTCTGGTGGGTATGGCCCTCATGCTGTATGCTGCGGCTCAAGCCGTGCGCCAGCGTAAGGACCCTCGCCGCCTGATCCTCTGGGGCGCCCTGCACGACGCGGGCATTGTCTGCCTGGGGCTCGGCGCGGCTACCGCCATCGGCGCCACCGGCCTGTGGCTCTTCATACTTTTTCAGGTCGCGGCACGCGGCCTGGCATGGACGGCCCTGGGGCGTCTTACCTCGGCATGCCGCACGGGAGCCGCGTGTAGTCAGGGACCCGTCCAGGCATCGCGCCTGAGCGGTTCCGGCCAGCGCCATCCCTGGACGGCTGCCCTGTTCGCTCTGGGCCTTCTGGCATCGGTGGGCGGATCGCCCTTCCTGCTGCCCGAAGCCCGCCTTTTTATCAATGCAGCTGTCCTTGAGGCCATACCAGGCGGGTTCACGGGTCTGCTGGTCATGGCCCTGGCCACCACGGTCTTCATCTGGCTGTACGTCAACACCGTACGCCAGGTGGTGCTGGAAGACGCGCCGGAAGATTCCCCCACTATCCTTGGCCCCATGCGCGGCAAAGCCGGTCTGATGATCGCCCTGGCAGTGGCCGTGGGCGCGATGGGCGTCCTGCGTGGGCCGCTGACCGACCTCATCGGCGGCCAGTACGGCTTTGTGGCCCCGCATCCCCCTGTGCACCCGGCCTACTGGTGCTACTACCTTGGCGCTTTTGCCGTGGGCGGAGCTTTTCTGCTCCGCATGCGTGTCGCCCCCCTTGTGGGAACGGCCTTTGCGGCCCTGGCGCTCGTCACGGTGATCGTGGCGGACGCTCCGGTCACGGCCAGACTGTTCCTGACCATGATCAGCCTGGTGGCGCTTGTGGTCTGCGTTTACTCGCAGGGCTACATCCACGGGCGGCATCAGGGGCGCTACTGGTTCTTCCTGCTGCTCACCTTCGGCTCACTGGCGGGCATAGTTTCCAGTACGGACGCGTCCGGCCTTTATGGCTACTGGGAACTCATGACCTTCGCCTCCTACTTTCTGGTGGTGCATGAAGGGCGGCGCAGCGCTTTTGACGCTGGCCTGAAATACTACGTCATGTGCGCGGGCGGCGCGCTTTTCATGCTGCCCGGCCTGCTTATGCTGGGCGAGGGCTTTGTGCCCGCCCCCGTGGTTCAGGCGGCCTTTGTGCTTTGCCTCATGGGCTTCGGCGTCAAGGCCGGTCTTGTGCCCCTGCACTCCTGGCTGCCTGACGCCCACCCGGCCGCGCCGTCCTCCGTGTCGGCCCCCCTTTCGGGCATCATCACCAAGATGGGCATATTCGGCATTGTGGTCGTGCTGCTCATGCGGCCCATGGTCAGCACCCTGCCCGGCCTGTTCGGCTTTTCGTGGCTCGGCACGGGGCTGGTCTTCACGGGCGCGGCCACCCTGGTTCTTGGTGAAGTCATGGCCCTGCGCCAGGACGACATCAAACGCATGCTGGCCTACTCCACCCTGGGACAGATCGGTGAAATCACGCTTGTGCTCGGCATCGGCACGTGGCTTTCCACCACGGGCGCGCTGTGGCACATGTTCAACCACGCCATCATGAAGGACCTGCTCTTCCTTGGCGCGGGCGCGCTCATCATGCGCAGCGGCAGCCGCAAGCTCAGCGATCTGCGCGGCCTCGGCCGCCAGATGCCCTTTACTGTGGCCTGCATGGGCGTGGGACTCGTGAGCATTATGGGTCTGCCGCCCTTTGGCGCTTTTTACAGCAAATTCCTGATGATACAGGCTGCCACCGAAGCCGGGCAAATCTGGCTGGCCGCGCTCATTCTCGGCGGTTCCCTGGTGGGTCTTGTCTACTATACCCGCATACTCAAAACCCTGATTTTTGAAGAACGTCCCGACTATCTGCCCACGGTCACGGAGGCTCCCGTCACCATGCGCGTGGGCATGGGCGTGCTGGCGGCCCTCTGCGTTCTGCTTGGCCTTGCGCCGCAGCTCGCCATGCAGCTTGTGGCCCCTGTAGCTTCGCTGGCCTTTGCG
This DNA window, taken from Desulfovibrio sp. 86, encodes the following:
- a CDS encoding complex I subunit 5 family protein, with the translated sequence MTESLFSAGGRLVPLLVGMALMLYAAAQAVRQRKDPRRLILWGALHDAGIVCLGLGAATAIGATGLWLFILFQVAARGLAWTALGRLTSACRTGAACSQGPVQASRLSGSGQRHPWTAALFALGLLASVGGSPFLLPEARLFINAAVLEAIPGGFTGLLVMALATTVFIWLYVNTVRQVVLEDAPEDSPTILGPMRGKAGLMIALAVAVGAMGVLRGPLTDLIGGQYGFVAPHPPVHPAYWCYYLGAFAVGGAFLLRMRVAPLVGTAFAALALVTVIVADAPVTARLFLTMISLVALVVCVYSQGYIHGRHQGRYWFFLLLTFGSLAGIVSSTDASGLYGYWELMTFASYFLVVHEGRRSAFDAGLKYYVMCAGGALFMLPGLLMLGEGFVPAPVVQAAFVLCLMGFGVKAGLVPLHSWLPDAHPAAPSSVSAPLSGIITKMGIFGIVVVLLMRPMVSTLPGLFGFSWLGTGLVFTGAATLVLGEVMALRQDDIKRMLAYSTLGQIGEITLVLGIGTWLSTTGALWHMFNHAIMKDLLFLGAGALIMRSGSRKLSDLRGLGRQMPFTVACMGVGLVSIMGLPPFGAFYSKFLMIQAATEAGQIWLAALILGGSLVGLVYYTRILKTLIFEERPDYLPTVTEAPVTMRVGMGVLAALCVLLGLAPQLAMQLVAPVASLAFAPNPQDAGVMLAMHVNWPIYVVVPVFGALLPALFHKNRVMAGKVSVGVLLATALLVVLFGRGLDTLSFCFALIVPLLGAVNMSYALGYMEHSHTQWRFYCAFTAMCGGLVGMASSQYLLSFFLFWEIMSSWTLYLAIAHEGDKASLREAFKYFIFNVFGAGFIFVGLCVIGPFTPFTSLLLAGMVPNLSAGAAWFGMALLAAGFVMKAAQLPFRIDWQMHPALAPTPVSGYISSVLLKSAILGLIKLFMLLGGGFAVAGILGGFEQSSISVTVMWIGGVTIIMAAIQALRSNGLKLIFIYSTVSQLGYMVLAVAAGGALGYAGGMLHVINHVFFKDLLFLVCGAIMFASHRESLNDLGGIGRKMPFTLAMFAIAGLSVIGVPPTSGFSSKWLIYHALMEAGQPFLALLSLIGSVLTMAYIAKFLHAAFLGQPAQDLDDIKEVPRIMRVPMAILAAGCVLTGIFPGLALGPINSVLLEYGLMPLHVGLSGVLSGTGAWNATGMFVMMALAFTGGYWFVKRFTRLREIDVHTCGLPPETATSRMTPSSIYGGLSRLLGGDDTPKENRS